The Erwinia billingiae Eb661 nucleotide sequence GCCGCTTTGCTTAAGTCTATTACCTATACCGCTATAGCGCAGAGTATAAGCTGAATTCATTGCATAAATGTGGCATAGCTTACTCAAAATTCTTCATTATCCTGATACGGTCAGGGGATAAACGTTTGGAGGATCAACGGATGCAAAAAGAAGCTATTGGTACAATATGAATTTTAATTGCACCAAAATCAGGAAACTGTATTCCCGCCTGCCCCATTTAAACGCATCTCGCGGCATCAATTAATTGCCGGTCGTACCATCAGTCTATTTGCTTTATTAGACGCTGCTCTCATTTTAGCCAAATGTTAAATTAACCGTTTTAGGATTAATCCTGGGCAATATTATTCAGGGACTTTTTCGCACCTATTCGCCATGCCTGGAAGCGGCTTTCATCCAATCCTGCTGCGCGCATCGCCTCTGACAGCACAATCGGCGGCTCATCCAGGGATTCGTCAGCCAGTTCAAACACACCCCAGTGAATGGGGATGCTCAGCGGTGCGCCAAGTGATTGGTGCAGGGAAACGGCATGATCGGGATCCATATGTTGACCGCGCATGAACCATTTTGGTGCATACGCGCCGACCGGTAAGGCGGCCAGATTGAACGGCCCCAGCCTGCGCGGGATTTCCAAAAGGTTTTCGCTGTAGCCGCTGTCTCCGGTAAACCAGAAATTCAGTTCACCGGCCTGGATCACCCAACCGCACCACAGTGAGCGATTGCGATCCCACGGCGTACGCATGCTCCAGTGACGCGCAGGCACAGCATGAACAGACATTCCCGCGACCTCTTTATTGCCCCACCAGTCGAGGGGCGTGACGTTCACCGCGCCCAACGCCTTAAACCAGCGTTCAAGCCCTAATGGCACCACAAATTCAACCTGCGGAAAACGCCTCAGGATTTTTTTGATAGTGGGCCTGTCGAGATGATCGTAATGGCTGTGAGAAATCAGCATGCAGTCCAGTGCAGGCAAATCGTCAATCTCGAGTGCCGTGGGGGTTTTACGTTCCGGGCCGAAGAAACTGACCGGCGAGGCTCTGCGCGATAATACCGGATCAATCAGCGTGTAGCGGCTGTTAACGCGCAACAACAGGCAGGCATGACCCAGCCACCAGATGGCATCGTCAATCCCCGTCAGGTCAGCGCGCTGCCACCAGCGTTGGGTGAAATGGTCGTAACCTTTAGCCGGCGGGAAAGGTAATCCCGCCGCCTTGCGCTCTTTACGCCAGCGCTTCAGATCGCCATTCTGTCGCAGCTCAGGCTTGGGATTGCGGAATCCGTCAGGCGTATGGTGCGATTTATCGGCATCGTACCAGGGATTTTTCCAGGCCATAGTCACGCTTCCTTGAGTGAATACTTAACGTTCAGGGATCAGTCGGGTGAAATCTTTGTTATCCGGCTCGGTGCTGGCGGCTTTCTCTTTTCCGGCAACCGAATCGGTCAAACGGCGTAATAACACATTCTGACGCTTCTGCTCTTCCAGCAGGGCCTCAAGTAACTGGACCTGCTGGCTGGCCTTGACGCTGGCGCGATTGACAAAATACCATGCAATCAGCCCGACGATCACCAGCGCTACACTAAACCCCATCGATGCCAAGCCCATCGCGCCATTTGTTATTTCGTTCATACATGCCTCAAAAATGCGGGTGTTACTGCAATACTGACTGATGCAGACCTGCGAAGATTCTACCAGGTCAGACGCGAATTGATAGCCAGCTCACACAAATTTAAGAACCTTCGCGCAGCCGTTGTCCCAGGCTTTGTGTATCCTCAGCGCTAAGTACGTACAGGCTCGCAGCTTACTGCTATGATAAACGCTGGCAGCGAGGTGGAAACGCCAGGATTGCTGTCTGACAAACAATAAAGGGGAATACATGAGATTTTTAATTCGCATCGTTGCGCTGCTGGTCATTATCTGGCTTGCCCTGTTAGTCACCGGTTACGGTGTTCTGGCAGGAAGCACTAAAAATGTGGCTGGGTTGGGATTACAGTGTCAGTACATGACCGCGCGCGGCATGGTAACCGCACAGTACCTGCACACTGACAGCGGTGTTGTCGGCGTGACCGATTGCCCGTTGCTGAAGAAAAGCACCGAAGTCGTCGATAACTGAGTGAATAAGGGCCAGAAAACTCTGGCCCTTTTGTCAGAACGGGTAGTCGTGATAGCCCATCTGCTCTGAAAGCCGTTTTGCAGAACGATGCAGCATCGCCACATAGCTGCTTTTCTCTTCCTCAGAGAAACGGATGGTCGGGAAGGAGATACTCAGCCCGGCAATCACCACGCCAAAACGGTCAAAGACCGGTACCGCGATACACCGCAGCCCCTCTTCCTGCTCTTCATTATCTTCCCCATACCCCTGCGACCGGACTTTATCCAGCACCGGCAGAAGCGCTTCGGTGCTGCCGACCGTTCTCGGCGTGCTGCGGTTATAGGTCACGTTGGCCATGATGTCTTTCACTTCTGAGACGTCACGCCAGGCAAGTAGCACCTTGCCGATAGCCGTGCTGTATAACGGATTACGGCGGCCAATGCGCGAATACATTCGCAGATTATACAGGGAGTCAATTTTGTGAATATAGACAATGCTGTCTTCTTCCAGCGCGCCAAGATGGATGGTTTCTTTGGTCTGGCGAGAAATGTCGCGCATCTGGATGTCCGCGCTACGGATCAAATCGACATTTTGCAGCGCCTTGGCGCCCAGTTCGAACAGCTTTAAGGTCAGCGAATATTTTTCTGACTCGCCTTCCTGATCAACATAACCGAGGGATTTCATCGTTTGCAGAAAACGGTAAACGGTACTTTTCGACATCATTACCCGCTGTGAAAGCTCGGTAATGCCATGCTCACGCTCCTCGCCCAGAGCCTGCAGGATACCGAAAACCTTCAACACCGATGAGACTGAATCCGGCTGTTTATCCACATCGCCATTCGCCATGACAGGACCTTATTTTTGTTTTATAAAAAATGGAACGGTATTTCTAGTATACGTTTTGCGGCCTGGCAGGTGCAATGCTCAGTGGGTAAATTGCCCTGACATATCTGCTGATAGTTTTCGCCGCGTAACAACCTGGAATAGTCAGTGAAAAATCATTAGCATAATGATATTCACTCTTCTGACTAATTTGGTCCATGCCGCAAACAACTCAACCCGACGGATTACCCATCCCGCAGCGCTACGGCGCAATAATGGCGATTGCCTTAGGCATCACCGTTGCTGTGCTTGACGGTGCCATTGCCAACGTGGCACTGCCGACCATCGCCCGCGAGCTGCACGCCAGCCCGGCAGAATCCATCTGGATTGTTAACGCCTATCAGCTGGCCATTATCATCTCGCTGCTGTCACTGTCGTTCCTCGGCGATATTCTGGGCTACCGCCGTATCTATCAGGCCGGTCTGGTGCTGTTCACCTGCACCTCGCTGTTTTGCGCCCTTTCCAGCTCGCTGGAAATGCTGACCTTTGCCCGCGTATTACAGGGCTTTGGTGGCGCCGCGTTGATGAGCGTCAACACCGCATTGATTCGGATAATCTATCCGCAGCGCTTTCTCGGGCGCGGAATGGGCATTAACTCGCTGATCGTGGCCGTATCCACCGCTGCCGGACCCACCGTGGCGGCCGCGGTGCTGTCGGTCGCCTCATGGAAATGGTTGTTCCTGATTAACGTACCGGTCGGCCTGGCGGCGCTCTATCTCGCCTTCCGCTTCTTGCCCGATAACACGCAGAAATCGAAAGAGCAGCGCTTTGATATTCCCAGCGCAATTATGAATGCCCTGACCTTTGGCCTGTTAATTTCGGCTTTAAGCGGCTTCGCGCAGGGACAAAGTGGCAAGCTGGTGCTGGCCGAGCTGGTGGCGCTGGTCATCGTCGGCTTCGTCTTTATTCGCCGTCAGTTGAAAATGCCTTTCCCACTGTTGCCGGTGGATTTGCTGCGCATTCCCATCTTCTCGTTGTCGTTGGGCACCTCGGTCTGTTCTTTCTGCGCCCAGATGCTGGCGATGGTCTCACTGCCCTTCTTTATGCAAACCGTGTTACACCGTGGCGAAGTGGCCACCGGACTGTTACTGACTCCCTGGCCACTGGCTACTATGGTGATGGCGCCCATTGCCGGCCGACTGATTGAGCGCTATCACGCCGGTCTGCTGGGAGCGATTGGTCTGGCGATGTTCGCCAGCGGTCTGTTCTCGCTGGCGCTGCTGCCTGATTCTCCGTCAGATCTGAATATCATCTGGCGCATGGCGCTTTGCGGTGCGGGTTTTGGCCTGTTCCAGTCACCGAACAACCACACCATTATCACTTCCGCCCCGCGCAACCGCAGCGGTGGTGCCAGCGGCATGCTGGGCACCGCGCGCTTGCTCGGCCAGACCAGTGGTGCCGCGCTGGTCGCGCTGATGTTCAACCTGTTTGGTGGCCACGGTACCCATGCTTCTTTATTACTGGCAGGCAGCTTCGCAACGCTGGCTACCGTAGTAAGTGCGATGCGAATGACGCAGCCCGGCACCCGTAGCTGAGTGCTTTTCAGGCATAAAAAAACCGGGCAATGCCCGGTTTTTTCATTACAGCTGTCGGTTACTTCAGATACTGACCGCTGCGCAGCGCTTCAATGCGCTTATCCAGCGGTGGGTGAGACATAAACAGCTCACTCAGTGACTTCGACTTACCGTTAATGCAGAAGGCCATCATGGTGCTGGCTTCCTGCGGCTCATAGCTGGTTTTCAGACGTTGCAAGGCTGCAATCATCTTCTCACGACCAACCAGTCGCGCAGAGCCGGCATCGGCATGGTACTCACGGTGACGCGAGAACCACATGGTGATGATGCTGGCCACGATACCGAAGACCAGCTCCAGCACCATCGACACGGCGAAGTAGACCATTGGGTTGCCGTTATTGCCTTCACCTTCATCACGGTTGCCGGACAGGAAGCCTGCGGCAACCTGCGCCAGAATGCGCGAGATAAAGATCACGAAGGTGTTCACGACACCCTGAATCAGCGTCATGGTGACCATATCACCGTTAGCGATGTGGCTGATCTCGTGAGCCAGCACCGCTTCGGCTTCGTCACGGCTCATGTTCTGCAACAGGCCGGTAGAGACCGCCACCAGTGACGCATCACGACGGGCACCGGTCGCAAAGGCGTTGATATCCGGCGCATGATAGATAGCCACCTGCGGCATGGCGATACCCGCCTGCTGTGCCTGCTGAGCAATGGTCTGCATCAACCAGCGCTCGGTCTCATTGCGCGGTTGCTCAATAACCTCACCACCGACGGATCGCAACGCCATCCACTTCGACATCAGCAGTGAGACAAACGCACCGCCGAAGCCAAACAGACCCGCCATGATCATCAGGCCCTGTACACTGCTTGACTGGATCCCTGTCAGGCTGAGGATCAGCCCAAAGACCAACATAACGCCCAGGTTGGTCAGCAGGAAAAGCGCAATACGCATCATAGAATTTCATCTTCCTCAGTTAACAAATTCGCTTATAGCGGATAACTATCCTATGGGCAAAGCAAAACATTTCAAGCACCCTTAATCTTTAAGTGTCTAAAAAGACATAACTTTACACTTTGAAGCATCTTGGGATGCATCAACAGGAAGAGTTAAGTGAAATGGCTTTGCCGGCAGGCGTAAATCAGCGACAGGCGAGAGGTGCGGGATAAAAAAAGGGCACAGACTAAGCTGTGCCCTTCGGGTTTATTTTGCTGCCGCTGGCGGCGTTTGTGCTTTTTCAAGCTGCGCCAGGTCGTTAGCAATGTTGACCGTTTCGTCGAGGTACGGATCCGGTTCTTTATAGTCTTTCGGCAGATCGTCCAGCTTAGCCAGTGGCTTTTTGCCTTCCTGCTGCAGACGGGCGTTAATCCGCTCCAGACGCAGTGCATCATCCTCGTGGTTCTCTTTCTCACGCTCGGCGAGGTTCAGAGAGATGATATTGCGCTTGTCCTTCATTGCATTGAAGCGCGCGATATCTTTGATGATGTACTGGAACTCACGATCCTTGGCGATGCGATCCTGATGGTCCTGAATCAACTTCGGCTCAAGTGAGGTTAAGTCACCTGACTTGGTGTAGCTGGCCGCATTGATGCTGTCCCATGGCAGGGCGTTATCTTCGAACTTCTCGCCAGTCTCAACCGCTTCCACGCCGGTTGGCATCAGCAGGTCAGGCGTCACGCCTTTACGCTGAGTACTGCCGCCGTTGATACGGTAGAACTTCTGGATGGTGTACTGGACAGAGCCCAGCGCCGGCCATTCAGGACGCAGCATCTGATCGTAGATCCGGTTCAGTGAACGGTACTGCTGCACGGTGCCTTTACCGAAGGTCGGCTCACCGACAATCAGCGCACGTCCGTAGTCCTGCATCGCAGCCGCAAAGATTTCTGAAGCCGAGGCACTGAAGCGGTCAACCAACACCACCAGCGGACCTTTGTAATAAACGATGCCATCGTTATCACTGTCTTCACGAACCTTACCGTTGTTGTCACGAACCTGAACAACCGGGCCGCTTGGAATGAACAGACCAGACAGGGAAACCGCTTCGGTCAGTGCGCCACCGCCGTTGGTACGCAGGTCAATGACCACGCTATCCACGTTCAGCTTCTGCAATTTCTGCAACTGCACTTTCACATCGTCAGTCAGGCCAACATAGAAACCAGGGATATCCAGCACGCCCACTTTCTTATTGCCGACATTCTGCACGGTCATTTTGACCGCGCGGTCTTCCAGACGGATTTTCTCACGCGTCAGGGAGACGATGCGGGTTTTGGTGCCCTTCCCGGCCGGTAACACTTCCAGGCGCACTTTGCTGCCCTTCGGTCCTTTGATCTGCGCGACCACGTCATCAAGACGCCAGCCAATCACATCCACCATCGGTTTGCCCGGCTGAGCGACACCCACGATCCGATCGCCAACGGTGATCGATTTGCTCTTGGCTGCCGGACCACCGGCGACCATCGAGTTAATCACCGTATAATCGTCATCCATTTGCAACAC carries:
- a CDS encoding MBL fold metallo-hydrolase, giving the protein MAWKNPWYDADKSHHTPDGFRNPKPELRQNGDLKRWRKERKAAGLPFPPAKGYDHFTQRWWQRADLTGIDDAIWWLGHACLLLRVNSRYTLIDPVLSRRASPVSFFGPERKTPTALEIDDLPALDCMLISHSHYDHLDRPTIKKILRRFPQVEFVVPLGLERWFKALGAVNVTPLDWWGNKEVAGMSVHAVPARHWSMRTPWDRNRSLWCGWVIQAGELNFWFTGDSGYSENLLEIPRRLGPFNLAALPVGAYAPKWFMRGQHMDPDHAVSLHQSLGAPLSIPIHWGVFELADESLDEPPIVLSEAMRAAGLDESRFQAWRIGAKKSLNNIAQD
- a CDS encoding YebO family protein; protein product: MNEITNGAMGLASMGFSVALVIVGLIAWYFVNRASVKASQQVQLLEALLEEQKRQNVLLRRLTDSVAGKEKAASTEPDNKDFTRLIPER
- a CDS encoding YobH family protein, with product MRFLIRIVALLVIIWLALLVTGYGVLAGSTKNVAGLGLQCQYMTARGMVTAQYLHTDSGVVGVTDCPLLKKSTEVVDN
- the kdgR gene encoding DNA-binding transcriptional regulator KdgR, giving the protein MANGDVDKQPDSVSSVLKVFGILQALGEEREHGITELSQRVMMSKSTVYRFLQTMKSLGYVDQEGESEKYSLTLKLFELGAKALQNVDLIRSADIQMRDISRQTKETIHLGALEEDSIVYIHKIDSLYNLRMYSRIGRRNPLYSTAIGKVLLAWRDVSEVKDIMANVTYNRSTPRTVGSTEALLPVLDKVRSQGYGEDNEEQEEGLRCIAVPVFDRFGVVIAGLSISFPTIRFSEEEKSSYVAMLHRSAKRLSEQMGYHDYPF
- a CDS encoding MFS transporter: MPQTTQPDGLPIPQRYGAIMAIALGITVAVLDGAIANVALPTIARELHASPAESIWIVNAYQLAIIISLLSLSFLGDILGYRRIYQAGLVLFTCTSLFCALSSSLEMLTFARVLQGFGGAALMSVNTALIRIIYPQRFLGRGMGINSLIVAVSTAAGPTVAAAVLSVASWKWLFLINVPVGLAALYLAFRFLPDNTQKSKEQRFDIPSAIMNALTFGLLISALSGFAQGQSGKLVLAELVALVIVGFVFIRRQLKMPFPLLPVDLLRIPIFSLSLGTSVCSFCAQMLAMVSLPFFMQTVLHRGEVATGLLLTPWPLATMVMAPIAGRLIERYHAGLLGAIGLAMFASGLFSLALLPDSPSDLNIIWRMALCGAGFGLFQSPNNHTIITSAPRNRSGGASGMLGTARLLGQTSGAALVALMFNLFGGHGTHASLLLAGSFATLATVVSAMRMTQPGTRS
- the htpX gene encoding protease HtpX is translated as MMRIALFLLTNLGVMLVFGLILSLTGIQSSSVQGLMIMAGLFGFGGAFVSLLMSKWMALRSVGGEVIEQPRNETERWLMQTIAQQAQQAGIAMPQVAIYHAPDINAFATGARRDASLVAVSTGLLQNMSRDEAEAVLAHEISHIANGDMVTMTLIQGVVNTFVIFISRILAQVAAGFLSGNRDEGEGNNGNPMVYFAVSMVLELVFGIVASIITMWFSRHREYHADAGSARLVGREKMIAALQRLKTSYEPQEASTMMAFCINGKSKSLSELFMSHPPLDKRIEALRSGQYLK
- the prc gene encoding carboxy terminal-processing peptidase — translated: MNNFFRTTVIAGLLLAGNVFAADNITRADQIPQLHQEPQHATVSERVTSRFTRSHYRQFDLNQDFSVKIFERYLNLLDYSHNLLLTSDIEQYASKKTTLSDELKSGKLDVFYDLYNLAQKRRFERYQYALSVLNKPMNFTGTDTIDIDRSKSPWPKTTAELNQLWDAKVKYDELSLKLTGKDEKEIREVLTKRYQFAIRRLAQSNSEDVFQLAMTAFAHEIDPHTNYLSPRNTEQFNTEMSLSLEGIGAVLQMDDDYTVINSMVAGGPAAKSKSITVGDRIVGVAQPGKPMVDVIGWRLDDVVAQIKGPKGSKVRLEVLPAGKGTKTRIVSLTREKIRLEDRAVKMTVQNVGNKKVGVLDIPGFYVGLTDDVKVQLQKLQKLNVDSVVIDLRTNGGGALTEAVSLSGLFIPSGPVVQVRDNNGKVREDSDNDGIVYYKGPLVVLVDRFSASASEIFAAAMQDYGRALIVGEPTFGKGTVQQYRSLNRIYDQMLRPEWPALGSVQYTIQKFYRINGGSTQRKGVTPDLLMPTGVEAVETGEKFEDNALPWDSINAASYTKSGDLTSLEPKLIQDHQDRIAKDREFQYIIKDIARFNAMKDKRNIISLNLAEREKENHEDDALRLERINARLQQEGKKPLAKLDDLPKDYKEPDPYLDETVNIANDLAQLEKAQTPPAAAK